The following DNA comes from Meles meles chromosome 8, mMelMel3.1 paternal haplotype, whole genome shotgun sequence.
TAtagtaaattataattatatgttaGAAATGCCAAAGACTCCACATCCAGGGAATATGTATGAATCTATGAATGTGTATAAGTAGTTTGTCCCTTTATACCTGCCTTTGATGACCAACGTGATCCATTTGTCCCTCATCAATTTAAATGGGTACAAGCACGAGAttagattaaaaataatgttttctctaACACTTAGGGCTGGTGTAAGTGACTTCCTCCCTAATCATGAAGCATATGCCTATAATGAAAAAGTGATGaggtaaaaaattatttttacattggtttaaaaaaaagaattataacccttgatgaatacattaaaatatgaaagtaCCACACATGCCAGTATTGGAAACAACAGATACTTAGGAAGTAGTCTTGGAAGTTGGGCTAAGCACAATATTTAGTATTAGTACGTTCCAGTCACAGTATTCAGTATAACCGTTACATATTTAGGACATCTCAGTAACTTTCAAAGAGCCTGCTACATAGCAAGTCCTCAGAAAAGATTTactataaggaaaagaaaagtgtacTAATAGGGagtgaataaaaatagaaaaaagggattgagatgccagggtggctcagtccattaagtgtttgccttgggctcagatcatgatcccagggtcctgggatcaaattccGCATCAGGCGCCTTGCTTAGCAGGGGCTTGtacttctctctgtgtctgctgctctcccagcttatgctctctctctctccctctctctctgaaaaataaaatcttgaaagaaagaaagaaagaaagaaaagaaagaaagaaaaagagagagagaaagaaagaaaaagaaaggaaggaaggaaggaagtggcaTGGATAAAGAgatacattaataaataaacaacacctccttttaaactttatttccttttagttACCACTGAGATTTCTAACCAATGTTGatttagagaagagaaaatgctgaaTTTCACCTATGTGACAGAGTTTATTCTTTTGGGACTAACCAGTCGTCAGGAATGGCAAGTCGTCTTCTTCGTCATTTTTCTCATGGTCTATGTGGTCACCATAGTGGGTAATATTGGCATGATCATGTTAATTAAGGTCAGTCCACAGCTTAACagccccatgtactttttcctcagtCATTTGTCATTTGTGGATGTGTGGTTTTCTTCCAATGTGACCCCCAAAATGTTAGAAAATCTGTTATCAGAAACAAAAACTATTTCTTATGCCGGTTGTTTGGTACAGTGTTTCTTCTTCATTGCCCTCGTCCATGTAGAAGTTTTCATTCTTGCTGTGATGGCCTTTGATAGGTACATGGCAATTGGGAAACCTCTGCTGTATGGCAGCAAAATGTCTAGGGCGGTCTGTATGCGACTGATTTCTTTCCCTTACGTATATGGCTTTCTGACTAGTCTGGCCGCAACCCTGTGGACATATGGCTTGTCCTTTTGTGGGAATATTGAGATCAACCACTTCTACTGTGCAGACCCACCTCTCATCAAAATGGCGTGCGCTGGGACTCTAGTAAAAGAATATACGATGACCATTCTAGGAGGTATCAATGTGACATATTCTCTGACGGTGGTGACCATTTCTTATCTGTTCATTCTCATTGCCATTCTACGGATGCACTCAGCGGGAGCGAGGCGGAAGGCCTTTTCCACCTGTGGCTCCCACTTGACAGCGGTCATCATATTTTATGGGACTCTCATGTTCATGTATCTCAGGCCACCCACAGATGAGTCCTTGGAGCAGGCGAAAATGGGGGCTGTGTTTTACACCACAGTGATCCCCATGCTGAATCCCATGATCTACAGTCTGAGGAACAAGAGTGTGAAAGGAGCCATGAGTAAAGTGATCAGGAGAACAtgtttaacaaaacaaaataaaattctgttaatATTGTCTGTGTGATTCATAAGCATTTATTAACAGAAGGTGATCCAATGTAGCACTTAAAGACTTTTTACAAGAGGTGTTttgtgcattaaaaataaaaaaaaaagagataaagtctcaaaatgggagaaaaaaaggaggtaGATCCATCTCTGTTGAAGTAAGTAGTGAGGattaattaaaacttaaattaattcatttaaaaggtTGTTGGAACCAGTGTTCACAAGTACACTAATTGAAATTGTTCAAATACTTAgctagaatgaaaaaaatttgtGTTTCTTATTACAAAAAAATGGGATGAATGAGATTGGGAAAAACTTACTAATTTACATATTTGGAGATTGAATTGGAACAGAAAAAATGGCATAGTTCGCTTAGTTTTCTAGAATGATGATACAAAAATGTGGGTCTCAGTTCATTCCATTATCAAAACAATCTGTGTATCTCCATTACAGACTATAGAAGTTTGCTAGagcaaataccacagactggggggcttaaaCATCAGAAATTCAatcttcacagttctggaggctagaagtcaaAGGTCAAAGTGCTAGCAATGCTGGTTTTTTGAGGACTCCCTTTTGGTTTGTGGAAGTTATCTCCCTGTGCTTGTCATGGTCCTCACTCTGTGCATGTCTTCGTACTCTCTTCTTCTTATAAGCAATCCAGTTATCGTGAATTGAGACCTAGTTCTAGGACTTCATTGtactttgattttctctttaaagaccttacctccaaatatagtcacattctaaAGTAGGGGGAGTCAGGACTTTGACATATGGATTTCAGAGAAACATGATTGAGTCCCCAATGCAAAGTAACACGGTAATAGAATTGTGACCCAAAGTTGGAACAGTGCTGTAGAAGAAACTGTCTCAGAAAATTGGATTAAGTTGAAAATCAACCTGGGAAACAGGATGCAATCAGCATCCTGGAAGCGTCCCTGGAAGACGTCAATGTTACTGGAAAGACTTTCAAATGTATGAAGGAAAATACTGAGCCTGAACATAAAGGAGGAAAACCCTATACAGTGGTGAGCTCCAATGTTTAATGTTCACTGTGCCAGTTGTATTTCTCCAGAGGACTCATtcagtgaaaacaaaaatagatcTAACAAGGTAATTGCCTCCTCTTTAACTATTTTTGCAATCTCTTAGGGAAATGGAGTGAACAAACAAATTCTGACTGCATTAGTCACCAGAAGAGTCACTGATATTCTTTGTAAAGGTAGTTCTTCCCCTGTAGCTAAGTAAGTTTCTTTATTCTGGGATTGTGTATAACCATGAAAACTGTTACTTATTTGGGCAATCGTATTCATTATCAAAATTGAATTTATGATTTATAACTACCTGGAATGAAAAATGTCTATTACCAGTAAGGTGCAAACATtgagg
Coding sequences within:
- the LOC123948588 gene encoding olfactory receptor 5M3-like encodes the protein MLNFTYVTEFILLGLTSRQEWQVVFFVIFLMVYVVTIVGNIGMIMLIKVSPQLNSPMYFFLSHLSFVDVWFSSNVTPKMLENLLSETKTISYAGCLVQCFFFIALVHVEVFILAVMAFDRYMAIGKPLLYGSKMSRAVCMRLISFPYVYGFLTSLAATLWTYGLSFCGNIEINHFYCADPPLIKMACAGTLVKEYTMTILGGINVTYSLTVVTISYLFILIAILRMHSAGARRKAFSTCGSHLTAVIIFYGTLMFMYLRPPTDESLEQAKMGAVFYTTVIPMLNPMIYSLRNKSVKGAMSKVIRRTCLTKQNKILLILSV